DNA sequence from the Streptomyces sp. MST-110588 genome:
GGGTCGATGATCCAGCGCACGCCGCTGCTGCCCTCGATGCTGGCGCCCTCCTCGCCCAGGAAGCCGTCGGCGGGGCGCTGCTCCGTGAGGAAGCCGGTGATCAGCTTCTCGGAGGCGACATCCATTTCGGTGACGACGTCGATGGGGCTGGTCTTGGTGGCGGCGACGCCGAGGTCGGCGGGCCGTCCGTCGCGCAGCAGGTTCCCCGCGCGCCGCGCGGCTTCCAGGGCCAGCTCCAGCAGTTCGTCCTTCAGGTGGTCCTTCAGGTGGTCCTTCAACTCGTCCTTCAGCGGATCGGACACGGTGCTCCTTGGTCGTACGAGAGCGTCGTACGGGTCGGACATACGGGTCGGACGCACGGGGCGTCGTCATGGGTGAAGGCCTGCGGGCGCTACGCCGGGGCGTCGGCGCCCGCGGCGGCCGGGCGCGGCGTACGGGCCGGGCAGCACCCGGCCGGGCACAGGTCGTGGCTGGGCCCCAGCGCGCCCAGGGCACAGCGCTCCGGGTTCCGCCCCCGCTCGGCGGCGGCACGCTCCAGGACCAGGTCGCGGACGGCCGCGGCGAAGCGCGGGTCGGCGCCGACGGTGGCGGCGCGGGCGACCGGCAGGCCCAGCTCGGCGGCCTTGTCGGCGGCCTCGGTGTCCAGGTCGTACTTGACCTCCATGTGGTCCGAGACGAACCCGATGGGGGCCATGACCACGGCCGGGACACCGGCGCCGTGCAGCTCCTCCAGGTGGTCGCAGATGTCCGGCTCCAGCCAGGGGATGTGCGGGGCGCCGCTGCGCGACTGGTAGACGAGCTGCCAGGGGTGAGCGGTGCCGGTCTCCTGGCGGACCTCCTCGGCGATCACCTCGGCCACGTCCAGGTGCTGGGCGACGTACGCGCCGCCTTCGCCGCCCTCGGTGTGGTCCTGCGGCGGGCCGGAGGTGTCGGCGGCGGAGAGCGGGATGGAGTGGGTGGTGAAGGCCAGGTGCGCCCGGTCGCGTACGGCTTCGGGCAGCTCGGCGAGCGCGGCGAGCACCCCGTCGACCATGGGGCGTACGAAGCCGGCGTGGTTGAAGTAGTGGCGCAGCTTGTCGACCCGGGGCGGCCGGAGGCCCTCGGCCTGGAGGGCGGCGAGCGCGTCGGCGAGGTTCTCGCGGTACTGGCGGCAGCCGGAGTACGAGGCGTACGCGCTGGTGGCCAGGACGGCGATGCGGCGGCGGCCGTCGCGGACCATCTCGCGCAGGGTGTCGGTCAGATAGGGCGCCCAGTTGCGGTTGCCCCAGTAGACCGGCAGGTCCAGGCCGTGTTCGGCGAAGTCCTTGCGCAGTGCCTGGAGCAGCTCGCGGTTCTGCGCGTTGATGGGGCTGACGCCGCCGAAGCGGAAGTAGTGCTGCCCCACCTCCTTGAGCCGTTCGCGGGGGATGCCCCGGCCGCGGGTGACGTTCTCCAGGAACGGAACGACGTCGTCCGGTCCTTCGGGGCCGCCGAAGGACAGCAGCAGCAGGGCGTCATAGGGAGCGGCGTCGGGGGTGGTGTCCGGGCCGGGGCTCCCCCCGGCGGAAGGGGCGCGGGACTCGCTCTGTTCAGGCATGTTTCGATCCTGCCACCCTCCTCCCGGCAGCGCCGTGGGACCCCCTGGGCGGGGAGGCGGGCGCGGAGGCAGGAGGGGACGCGGAAAGGGGGCGCGAACAGGGGGCGCGGGGGCGCGGAAATCCGGAGGCGCGTGCGCCCCTGCACCCGTAAGCTGTATCAACCCCTGTCATGCCTTACTGGTCGCCGGTCGCGCCGGCCACCGGTCCTCATCCGGCGGAGCGCCCCTTGCCCAGTCCCTACCGCGCCATATTCGGCCGCCCCGGCACCGTGGCGTTCTCCGCCGCCGGGCTGCTGGGCCGGATGCCGCTGTCGATGCTGGGCATCGGCGTGGTCACGATGGTCTCCCAGCTCACCGGCCGCTACGGCCTGGCCGGGGCGCTCTCGGCGACGCTTGCGCTCTCCGCCGCCGTCCTGGGCCCGCAGGTCTCCCGGCTGGTGGACCGGCACGGCCAGCGCCGGGTGCTGCGCCCGGCCACCTTGCTGACCGTCACCGCCGTCGCGGGACTGCTGCTCAGCGCCCAGCAGGGCTGGCCGGACTGGACGCTGTTCGTCTTCGCCGCCGGGGCGGGCAGCATGCCGAGCGTCGGCTCGATGGTGCGGGCCCGCTGGGCGGCGATCCACGACGGCTCCGCCCGGCTCCTGCACACCGCGTACTCGTGGGAGTCGATCGTCGACGAGCTCTGCTTCATCCTGGGGCCCATCCTGTCCATCGGGCTGTCCACGGCGTGGTTCCCCGAGGCGGGCCCGCTGCTGGCGGCCGTCTTCCTGGTGGCCGGTGTCCTGTGGCTGACCGCGCAGCGCGCGACCGAGCCCGTACCGCATCCGCGCGAGGAGCACACCCGGCAGTCGGCGCTGCGCTCCCCCGGTCTCCAGGTGCTGGTGGCGACCTTCGTGGCCACCGGAGCGATCTTCGGCGCGGTCGACGTGGTGACGGTGGCGTTCGCCGAGGAGGCCGGCCACAAGGCCGCGGCCAGCGTGGTGTTGGCGGTCTACGCCCTCGGATCGTGCGTGGCGGGCGCGGTGTTCGGCCTGCTGCACCTCAAGGGTGAGCCGTCCCGCAGGTGGCTGGTGGGCGTCTGTGCGATGGCCGTGAGTATGATCCCGCTCCAACTGGTCGGGAACCTCACGTTTCTGGCCGTGGCGCTCTTCTTCGCGGGTCTGTCCATCGCACCGACGATGGTGACCACCATGGCCCTGGTCGAGCAGCACGTACCGCGCGCGAACCTGACCGAGGGAATGAGCTGGACCAGTACCGGGCTCGCGGTCGGGGTGGCGCTCGGCTCGTCGGCCGCCGGCTGGGTGGTGGACGCGGCCGGGGCCGGCGCGGGGTATCTGGTGCCGGCCGTGGCGGGGGCGCTCGCGGCGGTGGTGGCGTTCCTCGGATACCGCCGGCTCCGTCCGGCGCCGCAGCGGGAGGGCTCGGCCCTGTCGCAGGCAAGGGGAGGGATGAGCACGGATGACCCAGGTACGAGGGACCGGAGCGAACGGGGCCGGGACGAATCGGTCCGGGGCAGAGCGTCCTGAAGCAACAAGGCCCGGGAACCGGCCGGGCGCGGCACGCGGCAGCGGGAGCGGGAGCGGGCCGGGGACCGTATGGCGCAACTGGGCGGGGAACATCACCTCCCGTCCCGTACGGACCGTGGTGCCGTCCACCACCGAGGAGCTGGCCGCCGCGGTCCGCCGGGCCGCCGCCGACGGGCTGACCGTCAAGGCGGTGGGCACCGGCCACTCCTTCACCGCGGTCGCCGCCACGGACGGACTGCTGATCCGCCCCGAACGGCTGTCCGGCGTACGGGAGGTGGACCGCGCGGCGGGCACCGTGACCGTGGGCGCCGGCACCCCGCTCAAGCACCTGAACCGGACCCTGTCCGCGCACGGCCTGTCGCTGACCAACATGGGCGACGTCATGGAGCAGACCGTCTCGGGAGCCACCAGCACCGGCACCCACGGCACCGGCCGGGACTCGGCCTCGATCGCCGCGCAGATCAGGGGCCTTGAGCTGGTCACGGCCGACGGCTCGGTGCTCACCTGCTCCGCCGAGGAGAACCCGGAGGTCTTCGCGGCGGCCCGGGTGGGTCTCGGCGCGCTGGGCGTGATCACGGCGATCACCTTGGCGGTGGAGCCGGAGTTCCTGCTCACGGCCCGCGAAGAACCGATGCCCTTCGAGCAGGTGACGGAAGAGTTCGATCAGCTCGTCGCCGAGAACGAGCACTTCGAGTTCTACTGGTTCCCGCACACCGGCAGTTGCACGACCAAGCGCAACAACCGCAGCCAGGGCCCGGCGGCGCCGCCCGGCAGGATCAGCGGCTGGATCGAGGACGAACTGCTCTCCAACGGCGTCTTCCAGATCGCCTGCTCGGTCGGCCGGACGGTGCCGGCCGCCATACCGGGCATCGCCAAGGTCTCCAGCCGCGCCCTGTCCGCCCGTACGTACACCGACATCCCGTACAAGGTCTTCACCACGCCGCGCCGGGTGCGCTTCGTGGAGATGGAGTACGCGCTGCCGCGGGCGGCGGCCGTCGAGGCGCTGCGTGAACTGAAGGCGCTGGTGGAGCGCTCCGCGTTCCGGGTCAGCTTCCCGGTGGAGGTACGGACCGCGCCCGCCGACGACATCCCGCTGTCCACCGCCTCTGAGCGGGACACGGCCTACATCGCCGTGCACATGTACCGGGGGACGCCGCACGCGGCGTACTTCGCCGCCGCCGAGCGGATCATGGTCGCGCACGGCGGACGGCCGCACTGGGGCAAGCTGCACAGCCGCGACGCCGACTACCTCCGCGGTGTCTACCCGCGCTTCGGGGAGTTCACGGCGCTGCGGGACCGGCTGGACCCGCAGCGCCTGTTCACCAACGCCTACCTGCGGCGCGTCCTGGGCGAGTGAGGAGCGGCGGCCGTCCCGGGCGGGCGGGGGCGAGCGGCGCCGGCGGCCGGCTCAGGAGGACTTCGGGTCCGGGGCCTGCCGGCCGTCCTGCGAGCCGGGCCGCTGCTGCCCGCTCCCGCCTCCGTCGGCGGCGCCGCCCTCGGCACCGCCGCTCTTCCCCCGGTCGCCGGTGCCGGAACCGGAATCCGAGCCGGAGCCCGAGCCGGAACCGGAGCCCGAGCCGCTCTTCGAGCCGCCGTCCGACCCGGTGCCCGTACCCGTGCTCGGCGAGCCGCCGGTGCCGGGCGACGGGGGCGGGGAGGAGGTGCCGTCCCGGGACGGCGAGGAGTGCGGTGACGCGGAGGGGTCCGCGCCCGCGGAATCACCGGTTCCGCCGTCGGTGCCTTCCTTCTTCCCCGAGGACTCGCCGGGGCCGGGGGTCGCCCCGCCGCTGCCGTCGCCCGCTCCGTCACCGGGCGAGCGGTCCTCCGAGGTCGAGCCGTCCGGCTTCTTCGGCGCGTTGTCCTTGGAGCCGGCCGGATCGATGACGCGCCCCAGGGAGCTGCCCGTCCCGCCGTCCGCCGCGTGCCCCGTCGCCAGTTCGATCCCCGTCACGACGCCCATCGCCAGGACGAAGACCGCCAGCGCGGCGAGGACCGGTCGTTTCCAGCCACGCATCCGCGTCCCGTACGTGGCCGAGGTGAACTCCCCCGTGCCCCCGGAGGCGGCGACGGCGGTCGTCCCGTCCGGCGCGCCCGTCCGGTCGTACGTGGGCAGCACCACGGTGGGGTCGGCGGGCGGCGGGAGGGCGGCACCTGGCCCGTACGGGAGCGGCGCGGTCCGGTCCGGGTACTGACCGTGACTTCCTTGAGCTGCTCACCCGTACGCCGGAAGAAGTGCTGGAAGACCGGGCCGCCGGTGGTGGCCACCACGCTGACCAGGCCCGCTCCGACGATGGTCCCGTAGACGCCGAGCCGGCCCGCGAGGAAGGCGGCCATCGCCGCCGCCAGGGAGCTGCCCGCGACCTGGGCCAGGCTCAGGTCGATCCGCTTCCCGCCCTTCTCACCCTTCTCGCCGGCCCCCTTCTCCTTTGTGCCGGTATCGGTTCGCTCGTCCATCTCCCGCCCTTGATCGGCCTTTCGATCCGTCTTGCACGGAGAAGGGACCTTCAAACGGCGGAGTTAGTTCCGAATCGGACCAATCTGTGAACCTCGCCACCCTGCTTTGTGTAGAGAGATCGACAAGACGACCCAACTCCCTTGACTTGCGAGAAGTTCGGCGGCGCGGCGGTCCACCTCAGTGGCCCGAATGGAGTACTGTGGCGAGCCCTGGCCCCGGAACCCGTCCGGCTGCCCGGACCCACGGGAGGGGCCCTGAAGGCGACACTCACCCGGGGGCGCCGCCGTTCGGAACGGGTCGATCGGGCCCAGGGCAGGACATGGTCACTGAGCGTTGCGAACTGGTAACCGTGTCATAACGGCGTTTCTGGGCCAAGCCCCGACACGCCGGGTAACTCGGCAATGTTGTGGCAGGCTGCACCCGGGCAGGCCACACTCGACTAGCGGAAGCAGCGACGCACGTGACGTCGGCAGGCACCACCCGGGAGGTCCCCATGCCCGAACTGCGTGTCGTGGCCGTCTCCAACGACGGCACACGGCTGGTGCTCAAAGCTGCGGACAGCACCGAGTACACGCTTCCGATCGACGAGCGGCTGCGCGCCGCGGTCCGCAACGACCGCGCGCGTCTGGGCCAGATCGAGATCGAGGTCGAGAGCCATCTGCGTCCGCGGGACATCCAGGCGCGCATACGGGCCGGTGCCTCCGCGGAGGAGGTCGCCCAGCTCGCCGGCATCCCCGTGGACCGCGTACGCCGCTTCGAGGGCCCCGTGCTCGCGGAGCGCGCCTTCATGGCCGAGCGGGCCCGTAAGACGCCCGTACGCCGGCCCGGCGAGAACACCGGACCGCAGCTCGGCGAGGCGGTGGCCGAGCGGCTGCTGCTGCGCGGCGCCGACAAGGAGTCCGTGCAGTGGGACTCCTGGCGGCGGGACGACGGCACCTGGGAGGTGCTGTTGGTCTACCGCGTGGCCACCGAGCCGCATTCGGCGAGCTGGACGTACGACCCGCCGCGACGGCTCGTCCAGGCGGTGGACGACGAGGCGCGGGCGCTGATCGGCGAGACGGACGACACCCCCGAGCCGAGCTTCCCCTTCGTACCCCGCATCGCGCGGCTGCCGCGTGACCGGCCGCTGGACCGCGCCCTGGACCGCCAGATGCCGGACCGCGACCGGGACCGTTCCGAGCGCGACCGCGCCAAGGTGTCCGCCGAGGACTCCGGGAGCGGCGAGGAGAACACCGCCGGTGAGCGGGAGCGCGAGCGGGACTCGCTGACGAGCCTGCTGGAGGCCGTGCCCAGCTTCCGGGGCGACATGATCGTGCCGGAGTCCGCCAAGACGGCGCAGAGCGATGAGCCGGCCGCGCAGGCGGAGGTCGAGGAGCCGCCCGCGGCGAGCGCCGGCGCCGGTTCCGCGTACGCCGACGTGCTGATGCCCAGGGCGGTGGCGGGCCACCGCGACCGGCTGACCGGGACGACCGACCGGCAGGCCGAGGCGGACGGCGTACGGCCGGGGCGGCGGGCCGCCGTGCCGAGCTGGGACGAGATCGTCTTCGGGACGCGGCGCAAGAAGCCGGAGTAGGAGCGGGGCCGGGAGCCGGAGGCCGGCCGGCCCGTTCCACCAGGAGGTTCGCAGCGCGATCAGCAGGTCCGCAGCGCGATCAGCCCTTCCGTGCCGCTGTGTGCCCTGTACCTGCGCGCGTACGGGGCTGCCGAACTCCGCACGCCGTACGGCCTTGCCGCCGTACGCCGTACCGCCGCATGCGGCCCCACAAAGCCCACCGCGCCGCGCTTCCCGACCCCTGACGGCGGGCCCGCGTGCGTCGCCGTACGCGCGCCCGGCGCCCGCGCCCTTGCGGCACTCCCCCCGGTGCCCCTTGGCACCGGTACGCCGCCGGCCTCACCCGTACGGCCCAACCGCCCCTGATTTTTTTGCCGGGGCGCACGGGGTACGGGCGCGAGCCCGCCGTCGCCCGAGCCGCGCCCCCTTCTTGCCGGCTTCTTGCCGGCTCCCGCTCAGCCCGGCTGCGGTCCCGTGGCGACCGGCCGCGACGCGTCCGAGGACCACTCGCTCCAGGAGCCGACGTACAGCGCGGCGGGCACGCCGGCGATGGCCAGGGCGAGGACTTCGTGGGCGCCCGAGACGCCCGAGCCGCAGTAGACGCCGACCTCCGCGCCGGCCGTCGCGCCGAGCGAGGAGAAGCGTTCGGCGAGTTCACCGGGCGCCCGGAAGGTCCCGTCGGGCGCGAGGTTCTCCGTCGTCGGGGCGCTGAGCGCGCCCGGGATGTGGCCGCCGACCCGGTCGATGGGCTCCACGTCCCCCCGGTAGCGCTCGGCCGCCCGTGCGTCCAGCAGGACACCGCGGCGGGCCAGGGCCGCCGCGTCCGGCGCCGTGAGCAGGGGCAGCGCGCCGGGAGCGGGGGTGAAATCGCCCGGTACGGGTTCCGGTACGTCGGTGGTCAGGGCGCCGCCGGCCGCGGTCCAGGCGGCGAGGCCGCCGTCCAGGACCCGTACCGAGGAGTGCCCGGCCCAGCGCAGCAGCCACCAGGCGCGGGCCGCGGCCCAGCCCGCCGCGGGGTTCTGTGCCGGGACCTCGCCCGGCCCGCCGTCGTACACGACCACCTCGCTGTCCGCGCCGATGCCCGCCCGGCGCATGGCCGCGGTGAACACCTCCAGGTCCGGCAGCGGGTGGCGGCCGGCCGGACCGGAGGGGCCCGCCAGTTCGCCGTCGAGGTCGACGTAGACCGCGCCGGGCAGATGGCCGGCCGCGTACTGCGGACCTCCCGGCGGCCCCCCGAGCTGCCAGCGGACGTCCAGCAGGACCGGCCGGGCCTTCCCGGGCTGCCCGCCCGCGAGTTCGGCCATGAGTTCGGTCGCGGTGATGATGACAGTCATGGCGCCCATCCTTGCGTAGCGACCCCTACGCGCTGAAGCCCGGCGTCCGCCCTGCGCACGACGGACAACGCCCGTCGGCAACAGCATCGGCAACAGCGCCGAAACGGAAGCGAAACATCAAATCGGGCAATCTCCTGTGGGAACGCGCCGAAGTCGGCGCGGCCGGGGCGCGTAGCAGGTCCGGTGGTGCGAGCATCGGCTCGGGGCCGGATCCAGTGACGTACCGACCCCGCACGGTCACCATCCCGAGGGTCCGAGGAGCAAGTGACGATGACGACGGAGGCAGCGGCCCGGCGGACGCCGGGCGCGCCCTGCTGGGTAAGTCTCATGGTGCACGGCCTGTCCGCCACGCAGAAGTTCTACAGCGCTTTGTTCGGTTGGGAGTTCGGGCCGGGGCCGCAGCACTTCGGCCCGTACGTCCGTGCCTTCCTCGGCGGCCGGGAGGTGGCCGGGATCGGCGAGCTGGCACCCGACCGGCATCTCCATGTCTCCTGGACCACCTATCTCGCCAGCGACGACGCGGACGCGGCGGCCGAGCGCATCCGCTGCTGCGGCGGCACGGTCGGCGTCGGTCCGCTGGACGCGGACCAGGAGGGGCGGATGGCCATCGCCTCCGACCCGCAGGGCGCGGTCTTCGGGCTCTGGCAGGGCAAGGCGATGCAGGGTACGGCGGTGGCCGGGGAGCCGGGCACCCCGGTGTGGAACGAGCTGGTGACCAGGGAGACGGACGCGGTCGGGGCCTTCTACGAGACGGTCTTCGGCTACGAGACCGAGCCGGCCGCGACGGCCGGGGTGGATTATCTGACGCTGTACCTCAAAGGGCACGCGGTGGCGGGGATCCACGGCGTGGGCGACGCGCTGCCGCGTGACCGGGGGCCGCACTGGATGACGTACTTCGCGGTCTCCCACACCGATGCCGCGGTACGCCGGGTCGCGGAGCTGGGCGGGCGGGTGCTGCGGGGGGCGCGGGACTCCGCACACGGGCGGCTGGCGACCGTCGCCGACCCCGAGGGCGCGGTCTTCACGGTGATCGAACCGTACGAAGACCCGGAAGACCCGGCAGAACCAGCAGGACCAGCAGGACCGGCGGGCCCGGCGGGCCCGGCGGGCCCGGCGGGCCCGGCGGACCCGAACGAGTGAGCGGGGAGAGCATGCGGCGGTCCGGGTTATCCGGTAGGGATGGACCATCGGCTCCACCTAACGGTGGCCGCGAGCCTGCCACGTCACCCGTGTCGACGCGCTGGGGCCCCCTGCGTTTAGCGCGCGGCGTCGACCGGCAGGACGTCCGGTGACAGGGCCGCCGCGTGGGCGGTGGCGGAGGTCTGGCGGCGCCGGTGGTGACGCCGGCACAGCACCTCGTAGCCGACCTCGGCCCGCGGGTCGTCCACGTCGCCGATGACGACCTGCGCGCCCTCGACGACCATCCTTCCCCCCACGGTACGGGCGTTGTGCGTGGCGCGGGCGCCGCACCAGCACAGGGCCTCGACCTGGAGTACTTCCACCCGGTCGGCCAGTTCCATCAGGCGCTGCGAGCCGGGGAAGAGCTTGCTGCGGAAGTCGGTGGTGATGCCGAAGGCGTAGACGTCCAGGTCCAGGTCGTCCACGACGCGCGCGAGCTGGTCGATCTGCTCGGAGGTGAGGAACTGGGCCTCGTCGGCGATGACGTAGTCGACACGTCCGCCGGAGGTCAGATGGCCGACGACATGCGCGTAGAAGTCCATGTCGTCCGCCGCCTCGACCGCCTCGGTGACCAGGCCGAGACGGGAGGAGAGCTTGCCCCGGCCCGCCCGGTCGTTGCGGGTGTAGATCATTCCTTGCAGGCCGCGGGCCGAGCGGTTGTGCTCTATCTGCAGAGCGAGGGTGCTCTTTCCACAGTCCATCGTTCCGGAGAAGAACACCAGCTCGGGCATAGGGGGTTGCGGGCCTTTCGGGCTCGTGCGCAGGGCGGATGCGGAGGGGGCGGGTCGGGCGGCAGGTCGGGGGCGTTCGGGGCGGCGGTGCGCGGCGGGGTCGGCTCAGGTACGGACTTCCAGGAGCGGGACCAATTGTTCGACCGGGGTCATCGAGCCGTGCATGCCCACCATCGCGGACTCCCCGGGCTCGGACTCGGTCGCGACGACCACCATGTCGGCGTGCGCGGCGGCGACGACGTCACCGATGCGCTCACGGACCCGGTCCTCCACCCGTGGCCCGAACCACCCGGCGGCGATGGCCTCTTCGCGGCTCGCCACCCACATCTGCTCGCCGACCACCTCACGCCAGACGGCGAGCACGTCGGCGGCGGCGCCGGGGTGGGCGTACACATGCCGGGCCCGTCCCTCGCCGCCCAGCAGCCGCACCCCCGCGCGCAGCTCCCAGTCCTCGTCGAAGTCGATACGGGACTCCGGGCCGAAGGGGATGTCGATCATGCCGTGGTCGGCGGTGATGTACAGGGCGGAGCGGGGCGGGAGTTGTTCGGCCAGGCGCTGCGCGAGACGGTCGACGTACATGAGCTGTCCACGCCAGGCGTCGGAGTCGACGCCGTAGCGGTGGCCCTTGCCGTCCACCTCCGCGTAGTACGTGTAGACCAGCGAGCGGTCCCCGGCGGCCAGTTGTCTGGCGGCCAGGTCCATCCGCTCCTCGCCGGAGAGCCGGCCGTGGAAGGTGCCGCCGCTCAGGGCGATCTCGGTGAGCGGGGTGTGCTGGAAGTGCGGGGAGGAGACCTGGCAGGTGTGGATGCCGGCCGCGTCGGCGAGCTGGAAGACCGTCGGGTACGGCTGCCAGGCGTACGGGTCGGTCCAGGGCTGCCAGCGGAGCTGGTTCATCAGGACGCCGGCGGCCGGGTCCTGGCAGGTGTAGCCGGGCAGGCCGTGGGCGCCGGGCGGCAGTCCCGTACCGACCGAGGCCAGCGAGGTGGCGGTGGTGGACGGGAAGCCGGCGGTGATGGGGCGGCCGGTGTTGTTGAACGAGGTGCCGAGGAGGGACGTCAGGAACGGGGCCTCGTCAGGGTGGGCGCGGAGCTGCTCCCACCCGAGGCCGTCGATCAGGAAGACGCAGGCGCGGTCGGCGGGGGTCAGGTCCATGCCCGGGTACGCGGGTGGGGCCGGGTCCTCGGGGGCGTCCGGGCCGCCCGGGTTCGGCACCTCCGGTACGGCGTGCGGCAGCAGGCCCTGGCCCGCGACGATCGCGGGGAGCAGGTCGGCGAGCGAGCCGGTGCCGTACCGGGGAACGGGAGCCGTCGCCGGGTCGAGCGGTTCGGGTTCGGGCCAGGCGGGGGCGGCGGAGTGCGCCATCAGCGGGCGGTGGCGGTGGCCGCGGTGGCCTCGGAGAGCGCCTGGGCGAAGGCGAGGGTCTGGCGCACGGTGTCCGGGCCGTCGCCCGCCTCGCTGACCCGCAGCGAGAGGTCGTCGGCGGTGGAGGAGCCGGTGTAGCCGTGGTCCGCGTCGCAGTCGGGATCGCCGCAGCTCGCGGGCTCCAGGTCCAGCCGGGCGACGGCACCCCAGCCGATGGTCAGGACGACCTCGCGGGGCAACTGCCCGGGGGTGTAGGACTCGGGGTTGGCCACGACGCGGCTGAGCACCACGGAGGAGATCCGGCCGAGCTTGACGGACTCGGTGGAGGTGGTGGCGTACGGCGAGGGGGAGGTGGCGTCGGCGGCCTGCTCGTCGGTGTGGCTGACGATGAAGCGGGTGCCGGTCAGGACGAGGACCGTGACATGGCGGCGTACCTCGTTGGCGTCGAAGGTCGTCTCCTGGTGCACCAGGTACGAGACCACGGGTTCACCGCCGACCGCGGCCTGCACCGCCTCGGCCACGAGTGCCGGGTAGTAGCCGCTGCGCTCGATCGCCGCGCGCAGCCCCTGGGTCGTCGTACCGGTCTTTGCCATGGGGTCCATCCTACGGGGCGTACCGGGCTGTATGGGTCTGCGCGCTTCAGTAGGCGGGCAGCCGGCGGGGGCCGAGGTCGGTGGTGGCCGGGGGGCGGGCCAGCCGGACGACGGCCTCCAGCACCGAGACGCCGTGCGGAGCGACGACGACCGGTTCCAGGTCCACGCCGACCACCTCCGGATGGTCGTCGACCAGCCGGGAGACGCGCAGCAGCAGCTCTTCGAGGGCGGCGGTGTCCACGGGCTGGGAGCCGCGCCAGCCGAAGAGCAGCGGGGCGGTGCGGATCGACCGTATCTGCCCGGCGACGTCACGGTCCGTGGCCGGGATGAGCCGGTGGGCGGTGTCACCGAGCAGTTGGGAGGGGGCGCCGGCCAGGCCGAAGGTCAGGACGGCGCCGGCGGCGGGGTCGATGGCGGCGCGTACGAGGGTGTCGACGCCGCGCGGCACCATGCTCTGGACGACCGGGCGCAGCTCTTCGGGCGTGCCGAGGGAGTCGGTCAACTCCGCGTAGGCGCGGCGCAGTTCCGCCTCGCCGGGCAGGTCGAGCCGGACACCGCCGAGGTCGGGGCGGTGCCGCAGGTGGGGGGCGGTGGTCTTCAGGGCCACCGGGTAGCCCAGGCCGGCGGCGGCGCGGACGGCGGCGTCCGGGTCGGGCGCCGGGAGGGCGGGGC
Encoded proteins:
- a CDS encoding ferrochelatase gives rise to the protein MPEQSESRAPSAGGSPGPDTTPDAAPYDALLLLSFGGPEGPDDVVPFLENVTRGRGIPRERLKEVGQHYFRFGGVSPINAQNRELLQALRKDFAEHGLDLPVYWGNRNWAPYLTDTLREMVRDGRRRIAVLATSAYASYSGCRQYRENLADALAALQAEGLRPPRVDKLRHYFNHAGFVRPMVDGVLAALAELPEAVRDRAHLAFTTHSIPLSAADTSGPPQDHTEGGEGGAYVAQHLDVAEVIAEEVRQETGTAHPWQLVYQSRSGAPHIPWLEPDICDHLEELHGAGVPAVVMAPIGFVSDHMEVKYDLDTEAADKAAELGLPVARAATVGADPRFAAAVRDLVLERAAAERGRNPERCALGALGPSHDLCPAGCCPARTPRPAAAGADAPA
- a CDS encoding MFS transporter; this encodes MPSPYRAIFGRPGTVAFSAAGLLGRMPLSMLGIGVVTMVSQLTGRYGLAGALSATLALSAAVLGPQVSRLVDRHGQRRVLRPATLLTVTAVAGLLLSAQQGWPDWTLFVFAAGAGSMPSVGSMVRARWAAIHDGSARLLHTAYSWESIVDELCFILGPILSIGLSTAWFPEAGPLLAAVFLVAGVLWLTAQRATEPVPHPREEHTRQSALRSPGLQVLVATFVATGAIFGAVDVVTVAFAEEAGHKAAASVVLAVYALGSCVAGAVFGLLHLKGEPSRRWLVGVCAMAVSMIPLQLVGNLTFLAVALFFAGLSIAPTMVTTMALVEQHVPRANLTEGMSWTSTGLAVGVALGSSAAGWVVDAAGAGAGYLVPAVAGALAAVVAFLGYRRLRPAPQREGSALSQARGGMSTDDPGTRDRSERGRDESVRGRAS
- the sepH gene encoding septation protein SepH, with the translated sequence MPELRVVAVSNDGTRLVLKAADSTEYTLPIDERLRAAVRNDRARLGQIEIEVESHLRPRDIQARIRAGASAEEVAQLAGIPVDRVRRFEGPVLAERAFMAERARKTPVRRPGENTGPQLGEAVAERLLLRGADKESVQWDSWRRDDGTWEVLLVYRVATEPHSASWTYDPPRRLVQAVDDEARALIGETDDTPEPSFPFVPRIARLPRDRPLDRALDRQMPDRDRDRSERDRAKVSAEDSGSGEENTAGERERERDSLTSLLEAVPSFRGDMIVPESAKTAQSDEPAAQAEVEEPPAASAGAGSAYADVLMPRAVAGHRDRLTGTTDRQAEADGVRPGRRAAVPSWDEIVFGTRRKKPE
- a CDS encoding sulfurtransferase is translated as MTVIITATELMAELAGGQPGKARPVLLDVRWQLGGPPGGPQYAAGHLPGAVYVDLDGELAGPSGPAGRHPLPDLEVFTAAMRRAGIGADSEVVVYDGGPGEVPAQNPAAGWAAARAWWLLRWAGHSSVRVLDGGLAAWTAAGGALTTDVPEPVPGDFTPAPGALPLLTAPDAAALARRGVLLDARAAERYRGDVEPIDRVGGHIPGALSAPTTENLAPDGTFRAPGELAERFSSLGATAGAEVGVYCGSGVSGAHEVLALAIAGVPAALYVGSWSEWSSDASRPVATGPQPG
- a CDS encoding VOC family protein — protein: MTTEAAARRTPGAPCWVSLMVHGLSATQKFYSALFGWEFGPGPQHFGPYVRAFLGGREVAGIGELAPDRHLHVSWTTYLASDDADAAAERIRCCGGTVGVGPLDADQEGRMAIASDPQGAVFGLWQGKAMQGTAVAGEPGTPVWNELVTRETDAVGAFYETVFGYETEPAATAGVDYLTLYLKGHAVAGIHGVGDALPRDRGPHWMTYFAVSHTDAAVRRVAELGGRVLRGARDSAHGRLATVADPEGAVFTVIEPYEDPEDPAEPAGPAGPAGPAGPAGPAGPADPNE
- a CDS encoding thymidine kinase codes for the protein MPELVFFSGTMDCGKSTLALQIEHNRSARGLQGMIYTRNDRAGRGKLSSRLGLVTEAVEAADDMDFYAHVVGHLTSGGRVDYVIADEAQFLTSEQIDQLARVVDDLDLDVYAFGITTDFRSKLFPGSQRLMELADRVEVLQVEALCWCGARATHNARTVGGRMVVEGAQVVIGDVDDPRAEVGYEVLCRRHHRRRQTSATAHAAALSPDVLPVDAAR
- a CDS encoding nucleotide pyrophosphatase/phosphodiesterase family protein; this translates as MAHSAAPAWPEPEPLDPATAPVPRYGTGSLADLLPAIVAGQGLLPHAVPEVPNPGGPDAPEDPAPPAYPGMDLTPADRACVFLIDGLGWEQLRAHPDEAPFLTSLLGTSFNNTGRPITAGFPSTTATSLASVGTGLPPGAHGLPGYTCQDPAAGVLMNQLRWQPWTDPYAWQPYPTVFQLADAAGIHTCQVSSPHFQHTPLTEIALSGGTFHGRLSGEERMDLAARQLAAGDRSLVYTYYAEVDGKGHRYGVDSDAWRGQLMYVDRLAQRLAEQLPPRSALYITADHGMIDIPFGPESRIDFDEDWELRAGVRLLGGEGRARHVYAHPGAAADVLAVWREVVGEQMWVASREEAIAAGWFGPRVEDRVRERIGDVVAAAHADMVVVATESEPGESAMVGMHGSMTPVEQLVPLLEVRT
- a CDS encoding DUF5998 family protein, which gives rise to MAKTGTTTQGLRAAIERSGYYPALVAEAVQAAVGGEPVVSYLVHQETTFDANEVRRHVTVLVLTGTRFIVSHTDEQAADATSPSPYATTSTESVKLGRISSVVLSRVVANPESYTPGQLPREVVLTIGWGAVARLDLEPASCGDPDCDADHGYTGSSTADDLSLRVSEAGDGPDTVRQTLAFAQALSEATAATATAR